cctgtaggacagagtagaactgccccataaggtttccaagaagcagctggtggattcgaaccaccgaccttttgtttagcagccgagctcttaaccacagcaccagcagggctccgaTTTCAGCCTCTAGTAGCCAGCAAACCTTGGAGTTGCTGAGCTTGTAAACTTGTTTGCCTCTGTCTTCCCGTGTCTGCTTGCTGACCTCTGAGTCTATGCTGCTCCCTAACATGAAGCAAGGAGCCAGCGCTGGTGGCGAAAtggtttagcactcagctgctgacgaaaaggttggcagtttgaacccacccagcggctctgcaagagaaagacttggcaatctcctcccctaaagattacagcttagaaaaccctgtagggcagttctaccctgtcatatggggtcgctatgagtcgggatctgcttaatggcacacaacaacaacataacatgaAACTGTAAGTAGCGTCAGGACACATCTTTCTTACACTGATagaatctcattaacataacaatgaaaaACCTGTCTCCAAACAGGATTACGTCcataagtataggggttaggattccaacacatattttgtggcgggggggggaggggacacaattcaatccttaacatctGTTGTATTCCTCTCCTTGGGCTGCTTtatcaaagtaccacaaactgggtggcttaagagAACAGAAACACACTCTGCCACGGCTCTGGAggctgttgttgtaaggtgccctcaagttggctctgaaggctgttgttgtaaggtgccctcaagttggctctgactcgtagcaacgctgtgtacaacagaacgaaacactgcctggtcctgcaccatcctcacaatcattgctatgtttgagcccgttgttgtagccactgtgtcaattcatctcattgagggacttctttttcgctgatcctctactttatcaagcatgatgtccttctccagggactggttcctcctgataatatgtccaaagtacgtgagatgaagtctagccatcttcccttccaaggagcattctggttgcacgtcttccaagacagatttgtttgttcttctggcagtccatggtatactcaatattctttgctaacaccaaaattcaaaggcatcaattcttcttttatcttccttactcattgtccagcttttgcatgcatgtgaagccaatgaaaacaccatggcttgggtcggacgcaccttagttctcaaggtgatgtctttgcttttcaacagtttaaagaagtcttttgcaacatatttgcccaatgcaatacatcctttgactgccgcttccataggcattgattgtggatccaaataatatgaaatccttgacaaattcaatcttttctccatttatcatgttgtagcttattggtccagttgtgaggttttttttttttttatgctgaggtataacccatactgaaggctgcagtctttggtcttcatcagtaagtgcttcaagtccccctcacttacagcaagcaaggctgtatcatctgtataacacaagttgttaatgagtcttcctccaatcctgacaccacgttcttcttcatatagtccagcttctcagatatatttgctcagcacacagattgaatagggatggtgaaaggatacaaccctgatgcacacctttcctgactttaaaccacgcggtatccccttgttttgttcaaacgactggaggctagaagttcaaattcaaggttgtcagcagggccatgccctctctgaaggctctaggggacgatccttcctggcctcttccagcttctggtggttccccaCAAATCTGTGgagttccttgacttgtagatgcttcactccagtctctgcctcgaTTATCACATGGTATCACTCTTCCTttaataaggacaccactcaaatGAGATTTGGACCCACTACTCTCGCATGACCTCTTCTTAACTGATGTCTCCAaagacctatttccaaacaagttcacattcacgGGTACCAGAGGTTAAAGTTTCCACATATCTTtaggggggacacgattcaacccataacagccaGCTAGTAAATCTCAGTGGCCAGATGTGCCCATAAACTCTTTTTAAAGCTTCTTGATTCCAAACTATTCCAGGTggtaaaatgacagaaaaaggaGCAAACCTAGACACTAGAGAACTGGGGTTTTGTTAAAACGCTTGATGCATGTTTTTAAAGAGGTGGGCATGAGCAAGTGTTTGTGGGTTGAAGTCATCCAGCAGGGCTTCCTGCAGGAGGTGAGCCTAACCCAGGGATGCTGGTGGGCAGCCAGGGTCCTGAGGGccagggaggagggtgggagagacacCTCTACTCTGAGCAAAGGCAAAGTCCGAGGCTGGCCGACTGGGGCGCTGGGAGCCTGGAGATGAAGGTCAGAGAAGGGCAGTGGGAGGTAAGCAGACCTCAGACAATTTGAGGGCAGAGAGGGGGCATCTAGAATGGTTTAGCCCAGGCTGCAGGGCCAGGCTTGGGCAGAAGGACAGTAGCGGTTTCTAGACATGAAGGAGAGGGCAATGGCCTTGCCTGAGGGTGAGGAACAGGGTTCCCATCCCCAACAAACTGTAGAATGCAATGGTTAGGTCTGCGGGGTTCTAAAATCAGAGTCCTGGATTCAAATCTTGAGCAAAGGACAACCTCCTTAATCTGTAAAATAGTGGTTCATTTGCTGAAAATGTGCACAAGTGAGTGTTCAATGAATGCTGGCAAGGATACACTTTTTTTTGTATAACATGCACCTCTCCTGCTCCAACCCCTACTATGGCTCCCACTTCACTCAGAGAAAAAGCCAAGGCCTTCAGGGACTTGGCCCCCATTATCTTTCCAATCTCTTTGCCTACCACTCTTCCTCTTGCTCACTCGGCTgaagcctcagggcctttgcacctgctgtttcctctgcctgaaatgctggtccctcagggagtcaaatgccccccccaccacacacacacttttcagGTCTTCGTTCAACTGTCATCTCAGTGAGgctttccctgaccaccctaCCTAAAATCGCAACcctccagaccccaaattcccatcctgctactctgccagaattttcttttccatagcacttgttactgttgttgctcggtaccatccagttgattttcgGCTCATGGCGAGtccatgtgagagtagaactgccccatagggttttttctaggctgtaaactttataagagcagactgccaggtcttcctcccgcaGAACCGCTGGGGGGTTCCAACTGCCCgcttctcggttagcagccgagcgcttaaacgttgtgccaccagggctcctttattagcACTTATCACCTCCTTCCTTTGCAACTGGTTTTATTCTATTTATTCGTTATTGTCTATCTCCTACTGCGGCTCTTGGTATGTTAACTGATGTCCCTCCAAGGGCCTAGAACAGTGTTTGgcatgcagtaaaaaaaaaagcagtaggaGCCAACTAAATGATTGCTATGATTATTCATATCTTTACTTCCCTTAAGGGCtgtgcccagtgcctggcacacaggaaggAGGCATTGTCCTCGGTGGGCACTCGTTTAGCTCTTGGTCTCCTTGGTCTTCGTTCCCTCGCAGGTGACATCCCGTCCTGCGATGGCCGCGACTGCTCTCCCGCCATATCGGCTGCCCCTGCAGGACTTCCTCAAGGCCTCGCACTTCGCGCTGGGGCCGGACCCGCGGCtgcacaagggtgccatgcactcTACATCGCGCCGGGACTTCCCGGCCTACTCCGGCGTCACCCGCCTGCCGCCGTGCCGCCAGCCGCCGCGCGCCTCCCTCTTCCCGCAGGAGGCGTGCTGGGAGCTCCACGAGCGCCTGTCGGAGTCGCACCGCGCGTTCCAGCCGCCGCCGCCCGAGTCCGCGCTGTCTGACGATCTGGCAAGGGAGCGCACGCTCGCCATGCAGGTCACCAACTTGTGCATGCACGCGGACGCGCATGCCGGTCCCAGCGTCTCCAGCGCGCGCGCCGCCTACGTTTGGCCTGAGTTGCCGGCGCGCGCCAGCGAGCGCATCCCCGGGGCGCGCCTCAACTTCGCCGGCGACTCGGTGCCGCCTGGCGACCGCGCCAAGCTGGGCATTCCTCCCACCACGCACCGGGACCTCTTCCCGCCACACGATGCCTGCCCGCAGCCGCGCGCACCCTGCTACCACCTCGGTGAGCGCGCGCCCGGGCAGCCGGGGCGATTGGCTTAACCCTGGGCGATTCTCAAGTCGGAGGGGAGAAGGGGATTCGGTCTCCCAGGGGATGTTTgacaatgtctgaagacatttttggttgtcacaactggcagGAAGGTGCTACATGGagggggtggaggccagggaggctGCTCAACATACTACGGTGCACAGGACCGCCACCGCCACAGATAATGATCCAGCCCCTATGTCCATATTGGGGTCAGACAAATCTGCTAAGTATCTCCGCCTGAGTCCTGTCACTTTGGTAGCTGTGTGAGTCTGAGCAAGTTGACCCCTgcaaacctcagtttcttcatccgcaAAATGGGTGCAATAATAGGGTTCCATTCCAGAGGAGCTGGTGAAGCCCAAGTAGCCAGGAGTGCACTACATGCCTGGCATACAGCGAGCGCTCAACAAAGAGTAGCCGCCATGCATGGTTTTCCAATCCTGTGACTCCAGGGCTTTTCTGCCGGGAGTCACCAGCTGGTGTCCCTCCAAGCTGGGCTCAGGGACTGTCACACCCAGATATTACTCTCAGTTCTAACTCCTAACTTCTGTGATTTCTGTCAAgtcgcttaacctctctgagcctgggaGAGGCTGTAAAATGGAGGAAATCCAGCCTCAAGGATGAAGTGAGAAAGCACTTAACGTAGATACCTGGCTCCATACTTGGTCGTTATTGccgttattgttattattttggtGGTTTTTCTGGCGGCCTTCAGGTTAGACGGGGTCATTACTGCCTAGCTCCCCTTCCCAGACCTGAGATGGCAGGGAATCAGCCCCACGCTGGACttcatctctctcctctcctgcccACCCTCAGTAGGCCCCAGCCCACTCAAGGGGGACCACAGGAGACAGACCTACAGGACTTCCTACCTCAAACAGTTTCAGGCATTGCCGGGGCCACCCGCCTCCATGTGTAAGAGGGTAAATCAAGGCCGGGCTGGGCTGCTGGGGAGGGCGACTATGGGCTTCCCTGACCATCCCAACCCTGTTTGCCCACAGGCCTCCTCCAGTGTGGAATTGGGAGACTGCAAGATTGGCTATGGGCCCATGTGCTCTGAGCAGAAACAGGCCTACAGGCCCCAGAGTCTGCCCCCAGACAGGTACAAAGGGACCATGGCTTCCCACTAGATGGACAAAGGCATGTGGGGTGTATCTCTACCCATCTGCAGGGCAGGGCCTTACTGTGCCGCATCTTCCACCATTAGCGCTCCGTGGTTAGGCTATTAGGCAACCTTCGCTCTGGCCCGGCCTCCTCCCAGGCCATGGCCCCCTCTTTTCTGTCTGGACCCTGACCCAACCCAAACTCCTGCCTTCTGTCAGActcctgctccaccccctgaCCAGAAAGCCTACCCTAGCTGGCCCGGCCCCCAGACTCTTCCAACCTGGCCCCGCCTCTGGCCTTCTTAGCACCACCCTGGCTCCGCCCCTCCTCCCGGGCTCCGCCCCTATCCAACTTCAGCAACCCTAAGCCCTCCCCCACCCGGATCTGCCCTCCTGCGGCCTGGTGGCTGTCACCTCTCCTGCAGGTATGACAAGGCTCAGGCTGCAGCCCACATCTACAATGTGAATATTCGTCCTGGAGATGGCCTCTTCCACGACACCACCACCAAGACCCAGCACTTCTACCCCCGAGAGCTAGGTGAGATCCCGCTGCCCGCCCCTGCCCCTCGCACTGATGTCCGCTGCCCGGAGCGCCTAAGCATCGACTCTGCTATTGGCAGAGCCTTTTGTTCTCGGCCACGACAGGACTCCACTCTCCCACATCCTGGAAGGGAACCAGCGCCCCGGCCCGGGCAGCCTCACCACCTCCACGCAGTTCTTCCTCGGCCAGGTAGGTCAGCGGGATGGGGAGAAGGCGACAGGGCCCATTGGGGAAAAGGCCTTCATAGCAAAGCcaataacccagtgctgtcgaatcgattccgactcatagcgaccctataggacagagtagaactgctccatacagtttccacggagcacagccaatagcaggtgcaaaggccctggggtgggagTGAGCTTGGCATGTATGCGGGAATCTCCTTGATCTGTTTGAGTGATCTAGGGTAAGTCTCTTAACCGCTCCGGGCCTCGGTGGCTCTGTCAGTAAAATGAGGAAACAGTACTAACTCCCAGGGGGCCCAGAGAGGGCGAGGGagctgtccaaggtcacacagggcgGACCCGGGCCTCGGGACATCCAACACGGTAGCTCCCAGATGCCATGTGGTCTTACAGCCGCCGCCCCTGAACCCGCCACCCAGCCGCCACGTGCCCCAAGAGAAATTGCAGAGCCACGTGACTCTAGGTGAGGCTTCGCTGTTTAAAGACTTCTTCCAGACCTCGATGGGCTCGGACTATCTAGCCCCAGAGCCGCAGCGTCCACTGAAAGCTCTCAACCTCCACCTATTGGAGAGCAACTTGCCAAAGGGCACAGGC
This DNA window, taken from Elephas maximus indicus isolate mEleMax1 chromosome 3, mEleMax1 primary haplotype, whole genome shotgun sequence, encodes the following:
- the TEX45 gene encoding testis-expressed protein 45 is translated as MAATALPPYRLPLQDFLKASHFALGPDPRLHKGAMHSTSRRDFPAYSGVTRLPPCRQPPRASLFPQEACWELHERLSESHRAFQPPPPESALSDDLARERTLAMQVTNLCMHADAHAGPSVSSARAAYVWPELPARASERIPGARLNFAGDSVPPGDRAKLGIPPTTHRDLFPPHDACPQPRAPCYHLVGPSPLKGDHRRQTYRTSYLKQFQALPGPPASMCKRASSSVELGDCKIGYGPMCSEQKQAYRPQSLPPDRYDKAQAAAHIYNVNIRPGDGLFHDTTTKTQHFYPRELEPFVLGHDRTPLSHILEGNQRPGPGSLTTSTQFFLGQPPPLNPPPSRHVPQEKLQSHVTLGEASLFKDFFQTSMGSDYLAPEPQRPLKALNLHLLESNLPKGTGEPDFLTMNQKMLKPHRIAPAPMTEELLQQCKYSHIEPPLGGQRVFSTRYQEEFPYKYQGPVKLSWGNFQESHVLLGTPHRMGCEEREDPRAPQTPVYPCHSQQ